In Gopherus flavomarginatus isolate rGopFla2 chromosome 5, rGopFla2.mat.asm, whole genome shotgun sequence, one DNA window encodes the following:
- the FNBP4 gene encoding formin-binding protein 4 isoform X1 → MGKKGRAAPGRRPILQLSPPGPRAARDGPAPPDVSSGSEADELEVAGEVPRTAPNPPQMTASAGPAAVKPTGGLCLLGAYADSDDEEGEAPEKSVLSKDANGNSSTDIDSTLANFLAEIDAITALPQPAGSTGASAAPPPTPPRPEPKESASSHPSATANGTGSAQPAEWQYDTQCSLAGVGVEMGDWQEVWDENTGCYYYWNTRTNEVTWELPQYLATQVQGLQRYQPSSVAGVDGSFLVAADVYPQEKGVAVASISRGTILPKREVKKEVNEGVQALSSSEEEKKGVAASLLAPLVPEVVKEEEERWRRKVICKEEVEPVLAEEMAAGEASVAADEQDPCRDALEDPSQEGLCSVVQSGESSEEEQDTLELEMVLERKKAELRALEEGDGSVSGSSPLSDGSQSASLDTAPKPASMQGKWKLFVGVASPESTSRSSSKTGRETPEIKEAAASAEAAEETSDKELEPEEVQDKVKAQGAPRAEEEEQDIKFQIGELANTLTSKLEFLGINRQSMSNFHMLLLQTETRIADWREGALNGNYLKRKLQDAAEQLKQYEINATPKGWSCHWDRDHRRYFYVNEQTGESQWEFPDGEEEEDGQAPDSKAEAVPKPAPKEKAESGGDSTVENSTGPLSKETFSGQVPATSLVPLTPFWTLLQSSVPVLQPPLPLEVPPPPPPPPESPPPPPPPPPPPGEDGEIQEVEMEDEESEEPPAPGTEEDAPLKPLLRPAVTSSQSNSEGSASAALTTKPQKRKAGEMSTGLMQRAATIGSCPVLYSQPVMAASPQPMGLSLQPSYLGVTTPAIMSYSECAVPTGLAATMAQPAPARGALPAKGATEQPPPPPPPQPPPPPPPTTKAPPPEKPRKGRRDKGKKGKAKMPSLVKKWQSIQRELDEEENSSSSEEDRELTSQKRIEEWKQQQLVSGMAERNANFEALPEDWRARLKRRKTTSST, encoded by the exons ATGGGGAAGAAGGGTCGCGCGGCGCCGGGCCGCCGGCCCATCCTGCAGCTCTCCCCGCCCGGGCCCCGCGCCGCCCGCGACGGGCCGGCCCCGCCCGACGTCAGCTCGGGCTCGGAAGCCG ATGAACTCGAGGTGGCTGGGGAGGTTCCCAGAACAGCTCCAAACCCGCCCCAAATGACTGCATCTGCTGGACCGGCAGCTGTCAAGCCAACAG GTGGCTTATGTTTGCTCGGTGCATACGCAGACAGTGATGACGAGGAGGGAGAGGCACCTGAGAAGTCAGTGCTGTCCAAAGATGCAAATGGCAACAGTTCAACAGACATTGACAGCACGCTGGCAAACTTCCTGGCA GAGATTGATGCCATTacagctctgccccagcctgctgGATCCACTGGTGCCTCTGCCGCGCCCCCGCCGACTCCGCCGCGCCCAGAGCCCAAGGAGTCTGCCTCGAGCCATCCCTCTGCTACGGCGAATGGGACGGGCTCTGCCCAGCCGGCGGAGTGGCAGTATGACACCCAGTGCTCGTTGGCAGGAG TGGGCGTGGAGATGGGAGACTGGCAGGAGGTCTGGGATGAGAACACTGGCTGCTACTATTACTGGAACACGCGGACCAACGAGGTGACCTGGGAGCTGCCACAGTACCTCGccacccaggtccaggggctgcaGCGCTATCAGCCCAG ctctgtggcaggTGTCGATGGGAGTTTCCTGGTGGCTGCAGACGTCTATCCTCAGGAGAAAGGGGTCGCTGTTGCCAGCATTAGCCGTGGGACCATCCTCCCCAAGCGAGAGGTGAAGAAG GAGGTGAATGAAGGCGTCCAGGCCCTCTCGAGCAGCgaagaggagaagaagggggtggcGGCGTCCCTGCTGGCTCCGCTGGTCCCTGAGGTggtgaaggaggaagaggagcgcTGGAGGAGGAAGGTGATCTGTAAGGAGGAGGTGGAGCCGGTGCTAGCGGAGGAGATGGCTGCGGGGGAAGCGTCGGTGGCTGCTGACGAGCAGGACCCTTGCAGGGATGCTCTGGAAGACCCTTCCCAGGAGGGTCTGTGCAGCGTGGTGCAGTCAGGGGAGAGCAGCGAGGAGGAGCAGGACACACTGGagttggagatggtgttggagagGAAGAAG GCGGAGCTGCGAGCCTTGGAGGAGGGAGATGGCAGTGTCTCGGGTTCCAGCCCGCTCTCAGACGGGAGCCAGTCAGCATCTCTTGACACAGCGCCCAAGCCGGCCTCCATGCAAGGGAAGTGGAAGCTTTTTGTTGGGGTTGCCAGCCCAGAGTCCACCAGCCGCAGCTCTAGCAAGACTGGCCGAGAGACTCCAGAAATCAAGGAAGCAG CAGCGAGTGCAGAAGCAGCTGAGGAGACATCAGACAAagagctggagccagaggagGTCCAGGACAAAGTGAAAGCGCAGGGAGCgcccagagcagaagaagaggAGCAGGACATAAAG TTTCAGATTGGAGAGCTGGCAAATACCCTGACTAGTAAACTGGAGTTCCTGGGCATCAACAGACAATCCATGTCCAACTTCCACATGCTGCTGTTGCAGACTGAG ACCCGGATTGCAGACTGGCGCGAAGGAGCTCTCAATGGAAACTACCTCAAACGCAAACTGCAAGATGCAGCCGAACAGCTAAAACAGTATGAAATAAACGCCACCCCTAAAGGCTGGTCCTGCCACTGGGACAG GGACCATAGGCGCTATTTCTATGTTAACGAGCAGACAGGAGAGTCTCAGTGGGAGTTTCCGGAtggcgaggaggaagaggatgggcAGGCCCCGGACAGTAAAGCTGAAGCTGTTCCCAAACCAGCTCCGAAGGAGAAAGCTGAGTCCGGTGGTGACTCCACGGTGGAGAACTCCACAG GCCCTCTCAGCAAAGAGACCTTCTCCGGCCAAGTTCCTGCCACATCCCTTGTGCCGCTCACTCCATTTTGGACTCTTCTTCAGTCTTCTGTCCCCGTGCTCCAACCCCCTCTGCCTTTGGAGGTGCCTCcgcctcccccacctccaccagaGTCACCACCGCCACCCCCGCCGCCACCACCGCCTCCTGGAGAGGACGGAGAGATCCAGGAGGTGGAGATGGAGGATGAGGAAAGCGAAGAACCACCAGCCCCAGGAACAGAGGAGGATGCTCCTCTGAAACCGCTTCTCCGCCCAGCTGTCACCAGCAGCCAG agtaACTCCGAAGGCAGCGCCTCCGCCGCCCTCACCACTAAACCGCAGAAGAGGAAAGCCGGTGAGATGAGCACGGGGCTGATGCAGCGAGCAGCGACCATCGGCAGCTGTCCTGTTCTCTACAGTCAGCCCGTCATGGCAGCCA GCCCTCAGCCCATGGGGCTGAGTCTCCAACCGAGTTACCTGGGCGTGACCACGCCAGCCATCATGAGCTATTCGGAGTGTGCCGTGCCCACTGGGCTCGCAGCCACCAtggcacagccagcccctgcacgAGGAGCCCTGCCTGCCAAGGGGGCCACGGAGCAGCCGCCTCCCCCTCCACCGCCGCAGCCGCCACCTCCACCTCCCCCAACCACCAAAGCACCGCCTCCTGAGAAACCTCGCAAGGGGAGGAGGGACAAG GGCAAGAAGGGGAAAGCGAAGATGCCGTCGCTGGTGAAGAAGTGGCAGAGTATCCAGCGGGAGCTGGATGAGGAAGAGAACTCCAGCTCCAGCGAGGAGGACCGGGAGCTCACCTCTCAGAAGCGCATCGAGgagtggaagcagcagcagctagtgAG TGGCATGGCGGAGAGGAACGCCAATTTCGAGGCCCTGCCGGAAGACTGGCGAGCACGGCTGAAGCGGAGGAAAACCACTTCAAGCACATGA
- the FNBP4 gene encoding formin-binding protein 4 isoform X4, with product MGDWQEVWDENTGCYYYWNTRTNEVTWELPQYLATQVQGLQRYQPSSVAGVDGSFLVAADVYPQEKGVAVASISRGTILPKREVKKEVNEGVQALSSSEEEKKGVAASLLAPLVPEVVKEEEERWRRKVICKEEVEPVLAEEMAAGEASVAADEQDPCRDALEDPSQEGLCSVVQSGESSEEEQDTLELEMVLERKKAELRALEEGDGSVSGSSPLSDGSQSASLDTAPKPASMQGKWKLFVGVASPESTSRSSSKTGRETPEIKEAAASAEAAEETSDKELEPEEVQDKVKAQGAPRAEEEEQDIKFQIGELANTLTSKLEFLGINRQSMSNFHMLLLQTETRIADWREGALNGNYLKRKLQDAAEQLKQYEINATPKGWSCHWDRDHRRYFYVNEQTGESQWEFPDGEEEEDGQAPDSKAEAVPKPAPKEKAESGGDSTVENSTGPLSKETFSGQVPATSLVPLTPFWTLLQSSVPVLQPPLPLEVPPPPPPPPESPPPPPPPPPPPGEDGEIQEVEMEDEESEEPPAPGTEEDAPLKPLLRPAVTSSQSNSEGSASAALTTKPQKRKAGEMSTGLMQRAATIGSCPVLYSQPVMAASPQPMGLSLQPSYLGVTTPAIMSYSECAVPTGLAATMAQPAPARGALPAKGATEQPPPPPPPQPPPPPPPTTKAPPPEKPRKGRRDKGKKGKAKMPSLVKKWQSIQRELDEEENSSSSEEDRELTSQKRIEEWKQQQLVSGMAERNANFEALPEDWRARLKRRKTTSST from the exons ATGGGAGACTGGCAGGAGGTCTGGGATGAGAACACTGGCTGCTACTATTACTGGAACACGCGGACCAACGAGGTGACCTGGGAGCTGCCACAGTACCTCGccacccaggtccaggggctgcaGCGCTATCAGCCCAG ctctgtggcaggTGTCGATGGGAGTTTCCTGGTGGCTGCAGACGTCTATCCTCAGGAGAAAGGGGTCGCTGTTGCCAGCATTAGCCGTGGGACCATCCTCCCCAAGCGAGAGGTGAAGAAG GAGGTGAATGAAGGCGTCCAGGCCCTCTCGAGCAGCgaagaggagaagaagggggtggcGGCGTCCCTGCTGGCTCCGCTGGTCCCTGAGGTggtgaaggaggaagaggagcgcTGGAGGAGGAAGGTGATCTGTAAGGAGGAGGTGGAGCCGGTGCTAGCGGAGGAGATGGCTGCGGGGGAAGCGTCGGTGGCTGCTGACGAGCAGGACCCTTGCAGGGATGCTCTGGAAGACCCTTCCCAGGAGGGTCTGTGCAGCGTGGTGCAGTCAGGGGAGAGCAGCGAGGAGGAGCAGGACACACTGGagttggagatggtgttggagagGAAGAAG GCGGAGCTGCGAGCCTTGGAGGAGGGAGATGGCAGTGTCTCGGGTTCCAGCCCGCTCTCAGACGGGAGCCAGTCAGCATCTCTTGACACAGCGCCCAAGCCGGCCTCCATGCAAGGGAAGTGGAAGCTTTTTGTTGGGGTTGCCAGCCCAGAGTCCACCAGCCGCAGCTCTAGCAAGACTGGCCGAGAGACTCCAGAAATCAAGGAAGCAG CAGCGAGTGCAGAAGCAGCTGAGGAGACATCAGACAAagagctggagccagaggagGTCCAGGACAAAGTGAAAGCGCAGGGAGCgcccagagcagaagaagaggAGCAGGACATAAAG TTTCAGATTGGAGAGCTGGCAAATACCCTGACTAGTAAACTGGAGTTCCTGGGCATCAACAGACAATCCATGTCCAACTTCCACATGCTGCTGTTGCAGACTGAG ACCCGGATTGCAGACTGGCGCGAAGGAGCTCTCAATGGAAACTACCTCAAACGCAAACTGCAAGATGCAGCCGAACAGCTAAAACAGTATGAAATAAACGCCACCCCTAAAGGCTGGTCCTGCCACTGGGACAG GGACCATAGGCGCTATTTCTATGTTAACGAGCAGACAGGAGAGTCTCAGTGGGAGTTTCCGGAtggcgaggaggaagaggatgggcAGGCCCCGGACAGTAAAGCTGAAGCTGTTCCCAAACCAGCTCCGAAGGAGAAAGCTGAGTCCGGTGGTGACTCCACGGTGGAGAACTCCACAG GCCCTCTCAGCAAAGAGACCTTCTCCGGCCAAGTTCCTGCCACATCCCTTGTGCCGCTCACTCCATTTTGGACTCTTCTTCAGTCTTCTGTCCCCGTGCTCCAACCCCCTCTGCCTTTGGAGGTGCCTCcgcctcccccacctccaccagaGTCACCACCGCCACCCCCGCCGCCACCACCGCCTCCTGGAGAGGACGGAGAGATCCAGGAGGTGGAGATGGAGGATGAGGAAAGCGAAGAACCACCAGCCCCAGGAACAGAGGAGGATGCTCCTCTGAAACCGCTTCTCCGCCCAGCTGTCACCAGCAGCCAG agtaACTCCGAAGGCAGCGCCTCCGCCGCCCTCACCACTAAACCGCAGAAGAGGAAAGCCGGTGAGATGAGCACGGGGCTGATGCAGCGAGCAGCGACCATCGGCAGCTGTCCTGTTCTCTACAGTCAGCCCGTCATGGCAGCCA GCCCTCAGCCCATGGGGCTGAGTCTCCAACCGAGTTACCTGGGCGTGACCACGCCAGCCATCATGAGCTATTCGGAGTGTGCCGTGCCCACTGGGCTCGCAGCCACCAtggcacagccagcccctgcacgAGGAGCCCTGCCTGCCAAGGGGGCCACGGAGCAGCCGCCTCCCCCTCCACCGCCGCAGCCGCCACCTCCACCTCCCCCAACCACCAAAGCACCGCCTCCTGAGAAACCTCGCAAGGGGAGGAGGGACAAG GGCAAGAAGGGGAAAGCGAAGATGCCGTCGCTGGTGAAGAAGTGGCAGAGTATCCAGCGGGAGCTGGATGAGGAAGAGAACTCCAGCTCCAGCGAGGAGGACCGGGAGCTCACCTCTCAGAAGCGCATCGAGgagtggaagcagcagcagctagtgAG TGGCATGGCGGAGAGGAACGCCAATTTCGAGGCCCTGCCGGAAGACTGGCGAGCACGGCTGAAGCGGAGGAAAACCACTTCAAGCACATGA
- the FNBP4 gene encoding formin-binding protein 4 isoform X3 has protein sequence MTASAGPAAVKPTGGLCLLGAYADSDDEEGEAPEKSVLSKDANGNSSTDIDSTLANFLAEIDAITALPQPAGSTGASAAPPPTPPRPEPKESASSHPSATANGTGSAQPAEWQYDTQCSLAGVGVEMGDWQEVWDENTGCYYYWNTRTNEVTWELPQYLATQVQGLQRYQPSSVAGVDGSFLVAADVYPQEKGVAVASISRGTILPKREVKKEVNEGVQALSSSEEEKKGVAASLLAPLVPEVVKEEEERWRRKVICKEEVEPVLAEEMAAGEASVAADEQDPCRDALEDPSQEGLCSVVQSGESSEEEQDTLELEMVLERKKAELRALEEGDGSVSGSSPLSDGSQSASLDTAPKPASMQGKWKLFVGVASPESTSRSSSKTGRETPEIKEAAASAEAAEETSDKELEPEEVQDKVKAQGAPRAEEEEQDIKFQIGELANTLTSKLEFLGINRQSMSNFHMLLLQTETRIADWREGALNGNYLKRKLQDAAEQLKQYEINATPKGWSCHWDRDHRRYFYVNEQTGESQWEFPDGEEEEDGQAPDSKAEAVPKPAPKEKAESGGDSTVENSTGPLSKETFSGQVPATSLVPLTPFWTLLQSSVPVLQPPLPLEVPPPPPPPPESPPPPPPPPPPPGEDGEIQEVEMEDEESEEPPAPGTEEDAPLKPLLRPAVTSSQSNSEGSASAALTTKPQKRKAGEMSTGLMQRAATIGSCPVLYSQPVMAASPQPMGLSLQPSYLGVTTPAIMSYSECAVPTGLAATMAQPAPARGALPAKGATEQPPPPPPPQPPPPPPPTTKAPPPEKPRKGRRDKGKKGKAKMPSLVKKWQSIQRELDEEENSSSSEEDRELTSQKRIEEWKQQQLVSGMAERNANFEALPEDWRARLKRRKTTSST, from the exons ATGACTGCATCTGCTGGACCGGCAGCTGTCAAGCCAACAG GTGGCTTATGTTTGCTCGGTGCATACGCAGACAGTGATGACGAGGAGGGAGAGGCACCTGAGAAGTCAGTGCTGTCCAAAGATGCAAATGGCAACAGTTCAACAGACATTGACAGCACGCTGGCAAACTTCCTGGCA GAGATTGATGCCATTacagctctgccccagcctgctgGATCCACTGGTGCCTCTGCCGCGCCCCCGCCGACTCCGCCGCGCCCAGAGCCCAAGGAGTCTGCCTCGAGCCATCCCTCTGCTACGGCGAATGGGACGGGCTCTGCCCAGCCGGCGGAGTGGCAGTATGACACCCAGTGCTCGTTGGCAGGAG TGGGCGTGGAGATGGGAGACTGGCAGGAGGTCTGGGATGAGAACACTGGCTGCTACTATTACTGGAACACGCGGACCAACGAGGTGACCTGGGAGCTGCCACAGTACCTCGccacccaggtccaggggctgcaGCGCTATCAGCCCAG ctctgtggcaggTGTCGATGGGAGTTTCCTGGTGGCTGCAGACGTCTATCCTCAGGAGAAAGGGGTCGCTGTTGCCAGCATTAGCCGTGGGACCATCCTCCCCAAGCGAGAGGTGAAGAAG GAGGTGAATGAAGGCGTCCAGGCCCTCTCGAGCAGCgaagaggagaagaagggggtggcGGCGTCCCTGCTGGCTCCGCTGGTCCCTGAGGTggtgaaggaggaagaggagcgcTGGAGGAGGAAGGTGATCTGTAAGGAGGAGGTGGAGCCGGTGCTAGCGGAGGAGATGGCTGCGGGGGAAGCGTCGGTGGCTGCTGACGAGCAGGACCCTTGCAGGGATGCTCTGGAAGACCCTTCCCAGGAGGGTCTGTGCAGCGTGGTGCAGTCAGGGGAGAGCAGCGAGGAGGAGCAGGACACACTGGagttggagatggtgttggagagGAAGAAG GCGGAGCTGCGAGCCTTGGAGGAGGGAGATGGCAGTGTCTCGGGTTCCAGCCCGCTCTCAGACGGGAGCCAGTCAGCATCTCTTGACACAGCGCCCAAGCCGGCCTCCATGCAAGGGAAGTGGAAGCTTTTTGTTGGGGTTGCCAGCCCAGAGTCCACCAGCCGCAGCTCTAGCAAGACTGGCCGAGAGACTCCAGAAATCAAGGAAGCAG CAGCGAGTGCAGAAGCAGCTGAGGAGACATCAGACAAagagctggagccagaggagGTCCAGGACAAAGTGAAAGCGCAGGGAGCgcccagagcagaagaagaggAGCAGGACATAAAG TTTCAGATTGGAGAGCTGGCAAATACCCTGACTAGTAAACTGGAGTTCCTGGGCATCAACAGACAATCCATGTCCAACTTCCACATGCTGCTGTTGCAGACTGAG ACCCGGATTGCAGACTGGCGCGAAGGAGCTCTCAATGGAAACTACCTCAAACGCAAACTGCAAGATGCAGCCGAACAGCTAAAACAGTATGAAATAAACGCCACCCCTAAAGGCTGGTCCTGCCACTGGGACAG GGACCATAGGCGCTATTTCTATGTTAACGAGCAGACAGGAGAGTCTCAGTGGGAGTTTCCGGAtggcgaggaggaagaggatgggcAGGCCCCGGACAGTAAAGCTGAAGCTGTTCCCAAACCAGCTCCGAAGGAGAAAGCTGAGTCCGGTGGTGACTCCACGGTGGAGAACTCCACAG GCCCTCTCAGCAAAGAGACCTTCTCCGGCCAAGTTCCTGCCACATCCCTTGTGCCGCTCACTCCATTTTGGACTCTTCTTCAGTCTTCTGTCCCCGTGCTCCAACCCCCTCTGCCTTTGGAGGTGCCTCcgcctcccccacctccaccagaGTCACCACCGCCACCCCCGCCGCCACCACCGCCTCCTGGAGAGGACGGAGAGATCCAGGAGGTGGAGATGGAGGATGAGGAAAGCGAAGAACCACCAGCCCCAGGAACAGAGGAGGATGCTCCTCTGAAACCGCTTCTCCGCCCAGCTGTCACCAGCAGCCAG agtaACTCCGAAGGCAGCGCCTCCGCCGCCCTCACCACTAAACCGCAGAAGAGGAAAGCCGGTGAGATGAGCACGGGGCTGATGCAGCGAGCAGCGACCATCGGCAGCTGTCCTGTTCTCTACAGTCAGCCCGTCATGGCAGCCA GCCCTCAGCCCATGGGGCTGAGTCTCCAACCGAGTTACCTGGGCGTGACCACGCCAGCCATCATGAGCTATTCGGAGTGTGCCGTGCCCACTGGGCTCGCAGCCACCAtggcacagccagcccctgcacgAGGAGCCCTGCCTGCCAAGGGGGCCACGGAGCAGCCGCCTCCCCCTCCACCGCCGCAGCCGCCACCTCCACCTCCCCCAACCACCAAAGCACCGCCTCCTGAGAAACCTCGCAAGGGGAGGAGGGACAAG GGCAAGAAGGGGAAAGCGAAGATGCCGTCGCTGGTGAAGAAGTGGCAGAGTATCCAGCGGGAGCTGGATGAGGAAGAGAACTCCAGCTCCAGCGAGGAGGACCGGGAGCTCACCTCTCAGAAGCGCATCGAGgagtggaagcagcagcagctagtgAG TGGCATGGCGGAGAGGAACGCCAATTTCGAGGCCCTGCCGGAAGACTGGCGAGCACGGCTGAAGCGGAGGAAAACCACTTCAAGCACATGA
- the FNBP4 gene encoding formin-binding protein 4 isoform X2 yields MGKKGRAAPGRRPILQLSPPGPRAARDGPAPPDVSSGSEADELEVAGEVPRTAPNPPQMTASAGPAAVKPTGGLCLLGAYADSDDEEGEAPEKSVLSKDANGNSSTDIDSTLANFLAEIDAITALPQPAGSTGASAAPPPTPPRPEPKESASSHPSATANGTGSAQPAEWQYDTQCSLAGVGVEMGDWQEVWDENTGCYYYWNTRTNEVTWELPQYLATQVQGLQRYQPSSVAGVDGSFLVAADVYPQEKGVAVASISRGTILPKREVKKEVNEGVQALSSSEEEKKGVAASLLAPLVPEVVKEEEERWRRKVICKEEVEPVLAEEMAAGEASVAADEQDPCRDALEDPSQEGLCSVVQSGESSEEEQDTLELEMVLERKKAELRALEEGDGSVSGSSPLSDGSQSASLDTAPKPASMQGKWKLFVGVASPESTSRSSSKTGRETPEIKEAASAEAAEETSDKELEPEEVQDKVKAQGAPRAEEEEQDIKFQIGELANTLTSKLEFLGINRQSMSNFHMLLLQTETRIADWREGALNGNYLKRKLQDAAEQLKQYEINATPKGWSCHWDRDHRRYFYVNEQTGESQWEFPDGEEEEDGQAPDSKAEAVPKPAPKEKAESGGDSTVENSTGPLSKETFSGQVPATSLVPLTPFWTLLQSSVPVLQPPLPLEVPPPPPPPPESPPPPPPPPPPPGEDGEIQEVEMEDEESEEPPAPGTEEDAPLKPLLRPAVTSSQSNSEGSASAALTTKPQKRKAGEMSTGLMQRAATIGSCPVLYSQPVMAASPQPMGLSLQPSYLGVTTPAIMSYSECAVPTGLAATMAQPAPARGALPAKGATEQPPPPPPPQPPPPPPPTTKAPPPEKPRKGRRDKGKKGKAKMPSLVKKWQSIQRELDEEENSSSSEEDRELTSQKRIEEWKQQQLVSGMAERNANFEALPEDWRARLKRRKTTSST; encoded by the exons ATGGGGAAGAAGGGTCGCGCGGCGCCGGGCCGCCGGCCCATCCTGCAGCTCTCCCCGCCCGGGCCCCGCGCCGCCCGCGACGGGCCGGCCCCGCCCGACGTCAGCTCGGGCTCGGAAGCCG ATGAACTCGAGGTGGCTGGGGAGGTTCCCAGAACAGCTCCAAACCCGCCCCAAATGACTGCATCTGCTGGACCGGCAGCTGTCAAGCCAACAG GTGGCTTATGTTTGCTCGGTGCATACGCAGACAGTGATGACGAGGAGGGAGAGGCACCTGAGAAGTCAGTGCTGTCCAAAGATGCAAATGGCAACAGTTCAACAGACATTGACAGCACGCTGGCAAACTTCCTGGCA GAGATTGATGCCATTacagctctgccccagcctgctgGATCCACTGGTGCCTCTGCCGCGCCCCCGCCGACTCCGCCGCGCCCAGAGCCCAAGGAGTCTGCCTCGAGCCATCCCTCTGCTACGGCGAATGGGACGGGCTCTGCCCAGCCGGCGGAGTGGCAGTATGACACCCAGTGCTCGTTGGCAGGAG TGGGCGTGGAGATGGGAGACTGGCAGGAGGTCTGGGATGAGAACACTGGCTGCTACTATTACTGGAACACGCGGACCAACGAGGTGACCTGGGAGCTGCCACAGTACCTCGccacccaggtccaggggctgcaGCGCTATCAGCCCAG ctctgtggcaggTGTCGATGGGAGTTTCCTGGTGGCTGCAGACGTCTATCCTCAGGAGAAAGGGGTCGCTGTTGCCAGCATTAGCCGTGGGACCATCCTCCCCAAGCGAGAGGTGAAGAAG GAGGTGAATGAAGGCGTCCAGGCCCTCTCGAGCAGCgaagaggagaagaagggggtggcGGCGTCCCTGCTGGCTCCGCTGGTCCCTGAGGTggtgaaggaggaagaggagcgcTGGAGGAGGAAGGTGATCTGTAAGGAGGAGGTGGAGCCGGTGCTAGCGGAGGAGATGGCTGCGGGGGAAGCGTCGGTGGCTGCTGACGAGCAGGACCCTTGCAGGGATGCTCTGGAAGACCCTTCCCAGGAGGGTCTGTGCAGCGTGGTGCAGTCAGGGGAGAGCAGCGAGGAGGAGCAGGACACACTGGagttggagatggtgttggagagGAAGAAG GCGGAGCTGCGAGCCTTGGAGGAGGGAGATGGCAGTGTCTCGGGTTCCAGCCCGCTCTCAGACGGGAGCCAGTCAGCATCTCTTGACACAGCGCCCAAGCCGGCCTCCATGCAAGGGAAGTGGAAGCTTTTTGTTGGGGTTGCCAGCCCAGAGTCCACCAGCCGCAGCTCTAGCAAGACTGGCCGAGAGACTCCAGAAATCAAGGAAGCAG CGAGTGCAGAAGCAGCTGAGGAGACATCAGACAAagagctggagccagaggagGTCCAGGACAAAGTGAAAGCGCAGGGAGCgcccagagcagaagaagaggAGCAGGACATAAAG TTTCAGATTGGAGAGCTGGCAAATACCCTGACTAGTAAACTGGAGTTCCTGGGCATCAACAGACAATCCATGTCCAACTTCCACATGCTGCTGTTGCAGACTGAG ACCCGGATTGCAGACTGGCGCGAAGGAGCTCTCAATGGAAACTACCTCAAACGCAAACTGCAAGATGCAGCCGAACAGCTAAAACAGTATGAAATAAACGCCACCCCTAAAGGCTGGTCCTGCCACTGGGACAG GGACCATAGGCGCTATTTCTATGTTAACGAGCAGACAGGAGAGTCTCAGTGGGAGTTTCCGGAtggcgaggaggaagaggatgggcAGGCCCCGGACAGTAAAGCTGAAGCTGTTCCCAAACCAGCTCCGAAGGAGAAAGCTGAGTCCGGTGGTGACTCCACGGTGGAGAACTCCACAG GCCCTCTCAGCAAAGAGACCTTCTCCGGCCAAGTTCCTGCCACATCCCTTGTGCCGCTCACTCCATTTTGGACTCTTCTTCAGTCTTCTGTCCCCGTGCTCCAACCCCCTCTGCCTTTGGAGGTGCCTCcgcctcccccacctccaccagaGTCACCACCGCCACCCCCGCCGCCACCACCGCCTCCTGGAGAGGACGGAGAGATCCAGGAGGTGGAGATGGAGGATGAGGAAAGCGAAGAACCACCAGCCCCAGGAACAGAGGAGGATGCTCCTCTGAAACCGCTTCTCCGCCCAGCTGTCACCAGCAGCCAG agtaACTCCGAAGGCAGCGCCTCCGCCGCCCTCACCACTAAACCGCAGAAGAGGAAAGCCGGTGAGATGAGCACGGGGCTGATGCAGCGAGCAGCGACCATCGGCAGCTGTCCTGTTCTCTACAGTCAGCCCGTCATGGCAGCCA GCCCTCAGCCCATGGGGCTGAGTCTCCAACCGAGTTACCTGGGCGTGACCACGCCAGCCATCATGAGCTATTCGGAGTGTGCCGTGCCCACTGGGCTCGCAGCCACCAtggcacagccagcccctgcacgAGGAGCCCTGCCTGCCAAGGGGGCCACGGAGCAGCCGCCTCCCCCTCCACCGCCGCAGCCGCCACCTCCACCTCCCCCAACCACCAAAGCACCGCCTCCTGAGAAACCTCGCAAGGGGAGGAGGGACAAG GGCAAGAAGGGGAAAGCGAAGATGCCGTCGCTGGTGAAGAAGTGGCAGAGTATCCAGCGGGAGCTGGATGAGGAAGAGAACTCCAGCTCCAGCGAGGAGGACCGGGAGCTCACCTCTCAGAAGCGCATCGAGgagtggaagcagcagcagctagtgAG TGGCATGGCGGAGAGGAACGCCAATTTCGAGGCCCTGCCGGAAGACTGGCGAGCACGGCTGAAGCGGAGGAAAACCACTTCAAGCACATGA